In Anopheles gambiae chromosome 2, idAnoGambNW_F1_1, whole genome shotgun sequence, a single window of DNA contains:
- the LOC11175560 gene encoding tRNA-specific adenosine deaminase 2 — protein MERFMEDALQQARIANDLKEVPVGCVFVRTDGQTEKIIARGCNLVNETKNATRHVEFICIDQALEYARQQDVTPPEAIFSTVTVVVTVEPCIMCAAALIELGVKEIIYGCRNDRFGGCTVLDVPGLLSATVPIRGGVRDAEAMELLKEFYKGKNPSAPIPKPRAKKA, from the coding sequence ATGGAACGCTTTATGGAGGACGCCCTGCAGCAGGCTCGCATCGCAAACGACCTCAAGGAGGTTCCGGtgggctgtgtgtttgtgcgcacGGACGGCCAAACCGAAAAGATCATTGCGCGCGGCTGCAATTTGGtgaatgaaacgaaaaacgCCACCCGGCACGTGGAGTTCATCTGCATCGATCAGGCGCTGGAGTATGCGCGGCAGCAGGACGTGACGCCGCCGGAAGCAATCTTCAGCACGGTGACCGTCGTCGTGACGGTCGAACCGTGCATCATGTGTGCGGCGGCACTGATCGAGCTGGGCGTGAAGGAAATCATCTACGGCTGTCGGAACGATCGGTTTGGCGGCTGCACCGTGCTCGATGTGCCCGGTTTGCTAAGCGCCACCGTCCCGATACGGGGCGGCGTCCGTGACGCGGAAGCGATGGAGCTGCTGAAGGAGTTTTACAAAGGCAAAAACCCGTCGGCACCGATTCCAAAGCCAAGGGCTAAAAAGGCGTGA
- the LOC1273091 gene encoding single-strand selective monofunctional uracil DNA glycosylase — protein MLRKKLKLDEPSPAAGLPCVPIGEFSLSQFANVPKARLGASNVPAETGAKIQVNQTKPEPTTGTVAVPAMSSVGPLPYWQQVYQIERELSAALRQVALPWDVAACYDPIEYAAEIHCAYLQRFLDGPKPVLFIGMNPGPWGMCQTGVPFGCVPAVRDWMGLRGTVSKPSPELSARPVEGLACTREEQSGKRWWGLFEELCGTSDRFFRSCFVYNLCPLAFFHQSGRNITPSELKGKAKGEIQSISEAFLTKALALLKPTVVVSVGRYTEDRIKTLTKQNRLDPAIVTHCMPHPSPRSLNNTNWPEKAKSWLTVHGIMPYLSAPGQEASSSD, from the exons ATGCTGCGTAAAAAGCTTAAACTAGACGAGCCATCACCAGCCGCCGGACTGCCGTGTGTGCCCATCGGTGAATTCTCACTTTCCCAGTTTGCAAATGTACCGAAGGCAAGACTGGGCGCATCCAATGTTCCCGCTGAAACTGGTGCCAAAATACAAGTGAACCAAACGAAACCGGAACCAACGACCGGTACAGTAGCCGTACCAGCTATGAGTAGCGTTGGCCCGCTTCCATACTGGCAGCAGGTTTACCAGATCGAACGAGAACTTTCCGCAGCACTGCGGCAAGTTGCCCTGCCGTGGGATGTGGCCGCCTGCTACGATCCGATCGAGTACGCGGCCGAGATTCACTGCGCCTATTTGCAGCGGTTTCTCGACGGTCCGAAGCCGGTACTGTTCATCGGCATGAATCCAGGGCCGTGGGGCATGTGCCAAACTGGG GTACCATTCGGTTGCGTTCCGGCCGTGCGCGACTGGATGGGATTGCGTGGAACGGTGTCGAAACCATCGCCCGAGCTATCTGCCAGACCGGTGGAAGGATTGGCGTGTACGCGCGAGGAACAGAGTGGAAAACGCTGGTGGGGATTGTTTGAAGAGCTGTGCGGCACGTCGGACCGCTTTTTCCGGTCCTGCTTCGTGTACAATCTGTGCCCGTTGGCGTTTTTCCACCAGAGCGGACGAAACATAACGCCCAGTGAGCTGAAG GGAAAAGCCAAGGGAGAAATTCAATCCATCTCGGAAGCATTCCTAACGAAGGCGCTAGCGTTGCTAAAACCGACCGTTGTGGTATCGGTGGGACGGTACACGGAGGACCGTATAAAAACGCTCACCAAACAGAACCGCCTAGATCCGGCAATTGTTACGCACTGTATGCCGCACCCGAGCCCTCGCAGCCTGAACAACACAAACTGGCCGGAGAAGGCCAAAAGCTGGCTCACCGTGCACGGTATTATGCCCTATCTAAGCGCACCGGGTCAAGAAGCGTCCAGCAGCGACTAA
- the LOC1273090 gene encoding tetratricopeptide repeat protein 30 homolog — MFSQNMIIRDGEYTKTIYTMIKEERFQDAINTLNTIPESSTTRAGLSLLGHCYYQTQDFIEAANCYEHLLNLVPDVQEYRLYYAQSLFQAGLFEEAQKIIATGLDSPELKEKVLQLQSAIAYGNEDYTAAQSLLLQRQDGNGQEASTKNDEGCLLYQANMYEDALQRYVSALQAGGFNPHVAYNAALCHYRRKENSQALNYIAEIVERGIRNHPELGVGAQAETEGGARSVGNPPALAASGLAQAFNLKAAIEYQEGNADGAREALTDLPPRSEPELDPVTLHNMALTDPTGGGAGLRRLAFLLELGPPACPPETFANLLLLCCKHEMYDTAADILAEHTHLTYKYLSPYLYDLLDALITAQSTPEEAEQKLGTLASSIGGRLRALAAKVQECRSATDQNALRMALREYEGALESYLPVAMARAWIPWRMDDFQGAEREFRASAEFCSETPSWRLHAAHVLFMRGDRYKEAAAFYEPIVRQNYDDILSIPASVLANLCVAYIMTSQNEEAEELMRKVERAEERKGNATGQCLHLCIVNLVIGTLYCAKNNYEFGLSRIAHALDGGSGARLCADTWIHVKRCVLGLLTGMAKQTIVLPSIALQETLNFLRACEAYGLTIPSVLTGPLEDSGEQPPTIGLEARKLRALLLRLMEYK, encoded by the exons ATGTTTTCGCAAAATATGATTATTCGCGATGGTGAATATACGAAAACAATTTACACCATG ATCAAGGAGGAACGATTCCAGGATGCAATCAACACGCTCAACACTATTCCAGAATCGTCCACGACGCGTGCCGGCCTTTCGCTGCTCGGCCACTGCTACTACCAAACGCAGGACTTTATCGAGGCGGCCAACTGCTACGAACATCTGCTCAATCTCGTGCCGGATGTGCAGGAGTACCGCCTGTACTACGCCCAGTCCCTCTTCCAGGCGGGCCTGTTCGAGGAGGCGCAGAAAATCATCGCCACCGGGCTGGACTCGCCCGAGCTGAAGGAAAAGGTGCTCCAGCTGCAGTCGGCCATCGCTTACGGGAATGAGGATTACACTGCGGCAcagtcgctgctgctgcagcgccaGGACGGTAATGGGCAGGAGGCGAGCACCAAAAACGACGAGGGCTGTCTGCTGTACCAGGCGAACATGTACGAGGATGCGCTGCAGCGCTACGTGTCGGCGCTGCAGGCCGGTGGGTTTAACCCGCACGTCGCCTACAATGCGGCGCTGTGCCACTATCGGCGCAAGGAAAACTCGCAGGCGCTCAACTACATCGCCGAGATTGTGGAGCGTGGCATACGCAACCATCCGGAGCTGGGCGTCGGTGCGCAGGCGGAAACGGAAGGCGGTGCGCGTAGTGTGGGCAATCCTCCCGCGCTGGCTGCCTCCGGGCTTGCGCAAGCCTTCAATCTTAAGGCGGCCATCGAATACCAGGAAGGCAATG CGGACGGTGCGCGGGAAGCTTTGACCGATCTACCGCCACGCTCGGAACCGGAGCTCGATCCGGTCACGCTGCACAACATGGCACTGACTGATCCGACCGGCGGCGGGGCCGGCTTGCGTCGGTTGGCCTTTCTGCTCGAGCTCGGCCCGCCGGCCTGCCCGCCGGAAACGTTCGccaatctgctgctgctctgctgcAAGCACGAAATGTACGACACGGCCGCGGACATCCTGGCCGAGCATACGCACCTGACGTACAAGTACCTGTCGCCGTACCTGTACGATCTGCTGGACGCACTGATTACCGCCCAGTCGACGCCGGAAGAGGCAGAACAGAAGCTCGGCACGCTGGCGAGCAGCATCGGGGGCAGGCTGCGTGCGCTGGCGGCCAAGGTGCAGGAGTGCCGGTCGGCCACGGATCAGAACGCGCTGCGCATGGCGCTGCGCGAGTATGAGGGAGCGCTCGAGAGCTACCTGCCGGTGGCGATGGCCCGCGCCTGGATACCGTGGCGCATGGACGATTTTCAGGGCGCCGAGCGGGAGTTTCGGGCCAGCGCCGAGTTCTGCTCGGAGACGCCCTCCTGGCGGCTGCACGCCGCCCACGTGCTTTTTATGCGCGGCGATCGGTACAAGGAGGCGGCCGCCTTCTACGAACCGATCGTGCGCCAAAACTACGACGACATACTGTCGATACCGGCCTCGGTGCTGGCGAACCTGTGCGTCGCGTACATCATGACCTCGCAGAACGAGGAAGCGGAAGAGCTGATGCGCAAGGTGGAACGGGCGGAGGAGCGCAAGGGCAACGCGACGGGGCAGTGTTTGCATCTGTGCATCGTCAACCTCGTGATCGGGACGCTGTACTGCGCGAAGAACAATTACGAGTTTGGCCTGTCGCGGATCGCGCACGCACTGGACGGTGGCTCGGGAGCGCGCCTGTGCGCCGACACGTGGATCCACGTGAAGCGGTGCGTGCTTGGGCTGCTCACCGGCATGGCGAAGCAGACGATCGTGCTGCCGTCGATCGCGCTGCAGGAAACGCTGAATTTCCTGCGCGCTTGCGAAGCGTACGGCCTTACCATTCCGTCTGTGTTGACCGGACCGCTGGAGGATTCGGGCGAGCAGCCACCAACGATCGGGCTGGAGGCCCGGAAGCTGCGTGCACTGTTGCTACGGTTGATGGAGTACAAGTAG